In Caldicellulosiruptor morganii, the following proteins share a genomic window:
- the fabD gene encoding ACP S-malonyltransferase, with protein MGKVAVMFPGQGAQFVGMGLDFYQNFEESKKVFDLANEALGFDLKDIIFNGPEEELKLTKITQPVILTTSVAIYEAIRDRIKPDAAFGQSLGEYSALTVAEAIEFKTAVWLVSKRGEYMQNEVPEGIGAMAAVIGLTVDAVEEVCREASTRGTVEISNINSPDQTVISGHKDAVYFAMEIAKQKGAKRCIELNVSAPFHCSLIKGAGEKLRKHLLEIDIKEPQIPVLSNVTAQYVTKDNIVDLLEKQVYTTVNFLGCVNKLLEDGFDTFIEIGPGNVLSGLVRKIKRDLKIVNINKVEDIKNL; from the coding sequence ATGGGAAAAGTTGCAGTTATGTTTCCCGGTCAGGGTGCGCAATTTGTTGGAATGGGACTTGACTTTTATCAAAACTTTGAAGAGTCCAAAAAGGTTTTTGATCTGGCAAATGAAGCGCTTGGCTTTGATTTGAAAGATATTATATTCAACGGTCCTGAAGAAGAGCTGAAACTTACAAAAATAACCCAGCCGGTAATTTTAACAACTTCAGTTGCGATATATGAAGCAATCAGGGACAGGATAAAGCCGGATGCTGCTTTTGGTCAGAGCTTAGGTGAGTACTCGGCATTGACTGTGGCAGAGGCTATTGAGTTTAAGACGGCGGTATGGCTTGTTTCAAAAAGAGGCGAGTATATGCAAAATGAAGTACCAGAAGGAATTGGTGCAATGGCTGCTGTGATTGGTCTTACAGTTGATGCCGTAGAAGAAGTTTGCAGAGAAGCGAGTACCAGAGGCACCGTTGAGATTTCAAATATAAATTCACCTGACCAGACTGTCATCTCCGGGCACAAAGATGCTGTCTATTTTGCAATGGAGATAGCAAAACAAAAGGGCGCAAAAAGATGTATAGAGCTGAATGTTTCAGCACCGTTTCACTGCAGTCTAATAAAAGGTGCTGGAGAAAAGTTGAGAAAACATCTTTTGGAGATTGATATAAAAGAACCTCAAATACCGGTTCTGTCAAATGTTACTGCCCAGTATGTAACAAAGGACAATATTGTGGATCTTCTGGAAAAGCAGGTGTATACCACAGTCAATTTCCTTGGATGTGTAAACAAGTTATTGGAAGACGGGTTTGATACATTTATTGAAATAGGACCGGGAAATGTTTTGAGCGGACTTGTCAGGAAGATAAAGAGGGATTTGAAGATAGTAAATATAAATAAAGTAGAGGATATAAAAAATTTGTAA
- a CDS encoding beta-ketoacyl-ACP synthase III yields MAQNVRIISTGRYVPDRILTNYDLEKMVDTSDEWITQRTGIKERRIVDGQTSTTDLAVRAAQNAIQKASISPDDIDLVIVATVTPEMFFPSTACLVQKELKLKNAFAFDVSAACSGFIYSMAIATQFIQNGFCKNALVIGAEALSKITNWSDRSTCVLFGDGAGAVILGRSDEEGVLGFELGSDGENGSLLYCHAVGLSDTSFSQAKESPNFRKIYMDGNEVYKFAVKIMPYAVEKVLEKVGLSSSDIDVFIPHQANIRIIESAAKRLKIPMEKVFVNLHKYGNTSAASIPIALDEAVEEGRIKKGDKVVLVGFGGGLTWASTVIKWI; encoded by the coding sequence ATGGCTCAAAATGTTAGGATTATCTCAACCGGCAGATATGTCCCGGATAGAATCCTTACCAATTATGACCTGGAAAAGATGGTTGATACTTCGGATGAGTGGATAACCCAAAGGACGGGCATAAAAGAGCGAAGAATTGTTGATGGGCAGACTTCTACAACTGATCTGGCAGTGAGGGCTGCCCAGAATGCAATACAAAAAGCTTCCATCTCACCCGATGACATTGACCTTGTGATTGTTGCGACAGTAACACCTGAGATGTTCTTTCCTTCAACAGCCTGTCTTGTTCAAAAAGAACTGAAGCTCAAAAATGCATTTGCTTTCGATGTTTCGGCTGCATGTTCAGGTTTTATTTATTCTATGGCCATTGCCACCCAGTTTATCCAGAATGGATTTTGCAAAAATGCACTTGTAATAGGGGCAGAAGCACTCTCTAAAATAACTAACTGGTCTGACAGGTCAACATGCGTGCTGTTTGGTGATGGTGCTGGCGCTGTGATTCTTGGCAGAAGCGATGAGGAGGGTGTTTTGGGTTTTGAGCTTGGCTCGGACGGCGAAAACGGGTCTTTGCTTTACTGTCACGCTGTAGGACTTAGCGATACGAGCTTTTCTCAGGCAAAAGAAAGTCCAAACTTTAGAAAAATCTATATGGACGGCAATGAAGTCTATAAATTTGCTGTAAAGATTATGCCGTATGCGGTTGAGAAGGTGCTGGAAAAGGTTGGACTTTCTTCATCTGACATAGACGTATTTATTCCACATCAGGCGAATATAAGAATAATAGAGAGTGCAGCAAAGCGATTAAAAATACCTATGGAAAAGGTTTTTGTCAACCTTCACAAGTATGGTAATACATCTGCTGCTTCAATTCCTATCGCTCTTGACGAAGCAGTTGAAGAAGGAAGGATTAAAAAAGGGGATAAAGTAGTTCTGGTTGGATTTGGTGGAGGCTTGACATGGGCATCTACTGTTATTAAATGGATATAG
- the plsX gene encoding phosphate acyltransferase PlsX, with product MKIGIDAMGGDNAPSSVIEGVAMYLDKNSQDSVVLFGNKNVIEKVCVEKIKDLSRVEIVDCREKIEFDDEPVRAIRQKKDSSIVVGLKYLKEKQIDAFVSAGSTGALMAGGLLIVGRIQGIDRPALTTKLPYKDGQYLLIDVGSNTDCRPINILQFAQMATVYVSKIIGKNNPAVGLLNIGTEENKGNELSKQSYEILKNAKNINFVGNVEARVLPFSPPDIVVCDGFVGNIVLKLTEGFGLLFFDLLKDIAKSSFKAKIGALLLKPYFKKLKGRYDYKEVGGAPLLGIDGIIIKCHGSSDGQAIFNGINQAKAFYENNVLELLKEEITAESEV from the coding sequence ATGAAGATAGGAATTGATGCAATGGGCGGAGATAATGCGCCATCTTCGGTTATTGAAGGAGTTGCAATGTATCTTGACAAAAATAGTCAGGACAGTGTTGTTCTTTTTGGAAATAAAAATGTGATTGAAAAGGTGTGTGTAGAGAAAATAAAAGACCTTTCAAGGGTTGAGATAGTTGACTGCAGAGAAAAGATAGAGTTTGATGATGAACCTGTCAGGGCGATAAGACAGAAAAAAGATTCATCAATTGTTGTTGGTCTGAAATATTTAAAAGAAAAGCAAATAGACGCATTTGTTTCGGCTGGAAGTACAGGTGCGCTGATGGCAGGCGGGCTTTTGATAGTTGGAAGGATTCAGGGTATAGACAGGCCGGCACTTACAACAAAACTTCCATATAAAGATGGTCAGTACCTTTTGATTGATGTTGGTTCCAATACAGATTGCAGACCAATAAACATTTTACAGTTTGCCCAGATGGCAACTGTGTATGTCAGCAAAATTATTGGGAAGAACAACCCTGCAGTAGGACTTTTGAACATAGGCACAGAGGAAAACAAGGGTAATGAGCTTTCCAAACAGTCGTATGAGATTCTTAAAAATGCAAAGAACATAAACTTTGTGGGAAATGTAGAAGCACGAGTTTTGCCATTTTCACCACCAGATATAGTTGTTTGTGATGGATTTGTGGGCAATATTGTTTTGAAGCTCACAGAAGGCTTTGGACTTCTCTTTTTTGATTTGTTAAAAGATATTGCAAAATCAAGCTTTAAAGCCAAAATAGGAGCACTTTTGTTAAAACCATATTTTAAAAAACTCAAAGGCAGGTATGATTACAAGGAAGTAGGAGGAGCTCCTCTTTTGGGCATAGATGGCATTATAATTAAGTGCCATGGCTCATCTGATGGGCAGGCAATTTTCAATGGTATAAACCAGGCAAAAGCATTTTATGAAAATAATGTTTTGGAACTGCTTAAAGAAGAGATCACCGCAGAAAGTGAGGTCTGA
- the fapR gene encoding transcription factor FapR, giving the protein MAKLSRKERHRLLLQRIKENPFITDEELAEEFGCSVQTIRLDRAILDIKEVRERIKEMAKESLGKLKTISPRDVVGEIIDIELENYAIATFEPQLWMTFSNSQMVKGQHIYAFAESVAMSVIDAKAALIGVANIKYKTPVFANDRLVARAELKKKRNNKYIVWVFIKRNSEEVFRGKFILVATDDENKENTGQECRTYEDRN; this is encoded by the coding sequence ATGGCAAAACTATCCAGAAAGGAAAGACACAGACTGCTTCTGCAGAGGATAAAGGAGAATCCATTTATAACAGATGAAGAACTTGCCGAGGAGTTTGGTTGTTCTGTTCAAACAATCAGGCTTGACAGGGCTATTCTGGACATCAAAGAGGTAAGAGAAAGAATAAAAGAAATGGCAAAAGAAAGCCTTGGGAAGCTTAAAACAATTTCTCCACGGGATGTTGTTGGTGAGATAATTGACATAGAGCTTGAAAACTATGCTATTGCTACATTTGAGCCACAGCTATGGATGACATTTTCTAATTCTCAAATGGTAAAGGGGCAGCATATCTATGCGTTTGCAGAGTCTGTGGCAATGTCTGTTATTGATGCAAAGGCAGCCTTGATAGGTGTTGCTAATATAAAATACAAAACGCCTGTATTTGCAAACGACAGGCTTGTTGCCAGGGCAGAACTTAAAAAGAAGAGGAACAACAAGTATATAGTGTGGGTGTTTATCAAAAGAAACAGCGAAGAGGTTTTCAGGGGTAAGTTTATACTTGTTGCAACCGATGATGAAAATAAGGAGAACACCGGACAGGAGTGCAGGACTTATGAAGATAGGAATTGA
- the galU gene encoding UTP--glucose-1-phosphate uridylyltransferase GalU has product MKRLIKKAIIPAAGLGTRFLPATKAQPKEMLPIVDKPTIQYIVEEALESGIESILIVTGRGKRAIEDHFDKSFELEVALENKKDYDNLQMIRKIADYNVHYIRQKEPRGLGDAVYCARLFIDNEPFAVLLGDDIIISEKPCLKQLIEVYGEYRTTILGVQKVPYDDVSKYGIVSGKQIEDRVYKVKDLVEKPKKEDAPSNIAVLGRYIITPEILNILEHTKEGVGGEIQLTDALRELSKKEAMYAYEFEGKRYDVGNKLGFLQATVEIALSREDIGKDFYNYLATLVNAKNYKEKLKELDQV; this is encoded by the coding sequence ATGAAAAGACTTATCAAAAAAGCAATTATTCCCGCAGCAGGGCTTGGCACAAGATTTTTACCTGCCACCAAAGCTCAGCCAAAAGAGATGCTGCCGATTGTTGATAAGCCAACAATTCAGTACATAGTTGAAGAAGCTCTGGAGTCAGGTATAGAGAGCATTTTAATAGTAACTGGTAGAGGGAAAAGAGCTATTGAAGATCACTTTGACAAGTCGTTTGAGCTCGAGGTTGCGCTTGAGAACAAAAAAGATTATGACAATTTACAAATGATAAGAAAGATTGCCGATTACAATGTTCATTATATCCGCCAGAAAGAGCCAAGAGGACTTGGCGATGCGGTTTACTGTGCAAGGCTTTTTATTGATAACGAACCATTTGCAGTTCTTTTGGGTGACGACATAATAATCTCTGAAAAACCCTGTTTAAAGCAGCTGATTGAGGTGTATGGGGAGTACAGAACCACAATTCTGGGTGTTCAAAAGGTTCCTTATGATGATGTTAGCAAGTATGGTATTGTTTCAGGGAAACAGATTGAAGACAGGGTTTACAAAGTGAAAGACCTTGTTGAAAAGCCCAAAAAAGAGGATGCGCCTTCTAACATTGCCGTTTTGGGAAGATACATAATTACGCCTGAAATTTTAAACATCTTGGAGCATACCAAAGAAGGAGTTGGCGGTGAGATTCAGCTCACTGATGCTTTGAGAGAACTGTCCAAAAAAGAAGCAATGTATGCATATGAGTTTGAAGGCAAAAGATATGATGTTGGGAATAAGCTTGGATTTTTGCAGGCAACGGTTGAAATTGCACTTTCAAGAGAGGACATTGGAAAAGATTTTTACAATTATCTTGCTACTCTGGTCAATGCCAAGAATTATAAAGAAAAGTTAAAGGAATTGGATCAAGTTTAG
- a CDS encoding DUF1292 domain-containing protein, protein MDMFADNVVTLVDEEGREISFEMLDKVNYNGNDYIVLLPLEEIEKEDEEAEVVILRIEDRDGEEVYVGVEDEEELENVFEIFQSRFDDEDFDMYDEEDEE, encoded by the coding sequence ATGGATATGTTTGCAGATAATGTTGTAACACTGGTGGATGAGGAAGGAAGAGAAATTTCATTTGAGATGCTTGATAAGGTCAATTACAATGGGAATGACTATATAGTGCTTCTTCCTTTGGAAGAGATAGAAAAGGAAGACGAGGAAGCAGAAGTTGTAATTCTCAGGATTGAAGACAGAGACGGTGAAGAAGTCTATGTTGGCGTAGAAGATGAGGAAGAGCTTGAGAATGTATTTGAAATCTTCCAGTCCCGCTTTGATGATGAAGACTTCGATATGTACGATGAAGAGGACGAAGAGTAA
- a CDS encoding SDR family oxidoreductase has protein sequence MAVLVTGGAGFIGSHIVDRLIERGYDVVVVDNLISGNARNINPKAKFYKRDIRDDLEDIFKENRIEFCIHQAAQVSVSKSMEDPLLDCSVNILGTVNLLNYCRKYSVKKFVYASSAAVYGEPKYLPVDEKHPEDPLSFYGISKLSAEKYIERFAESCGFEYVIFRYSNVYGPRQDPFGEGGVVAIFCERMQNAKDVTIFGDGNQTRDFIYVEDVAEANCLVLENSVSGIFNLSTNTRTSVNDLFEMISSLTGYKKNAIYAPKREGDIDHSCLDNSLLKSAFSFSPKYQLKEGLQITIEYFKDRSV, from the coding sequence TTGGCTGTCCTTGTGACAGGTGGAGCGGGTTTCATTGGTTCGCATATCGTGGACAGGTTGATTGAAAGGGGCTATGACGTTGTTGTTGTAGATAACCTGATTTCTGGTAATGCCAGGAATATTAATCCTAAAGCCAAATTTTACAAACGTGACATCAGAGATGATTTAGAAGATATATTCAAGGAAAACAGAATTGAATTCTGTATTCATCAGGCGGCGCAGGTGAGCGTGTCAAAATCAATGGAAGATCCACTTTTGGATTGCAGTGTAAACATTCTGGGTACCGTGAACCTTCTTAATTATTGCAGAAAGTACAGTGTTAAAAAATTTGTCTATGCGTCATCAGCTGCGGTTTACGGTGAGCCAAAGTATCTTCCAGTAGATGAAAAGCATCCCGAAGATCCATTGTCTTTTTATGGTATATCAAAACTTTCAGCAGAGAAGTATATAGAAAGATTTGCAGAAAGCTGTGGTTTTGAATATGTTATTTTCAGATATTCAAATGTCTATGGACCAAGGCAGGACCCTTTTGGAGAAGGCGGAGTTGTGGCAATATTTTGCGAGAGAATGCAAAATGCTAAGGATGTGACTATTTTTGGCGATGGCAACCAGACACGGGATTTTATATATGTGGAAGATGTTGCCGAGGCAAACTGCCTTGTGCTTGAAAATTCTGTTTCAGGGATATTTAATTTGAGCACCAATACAAGGACGTCTGTAAATGATTTGTTTGAAATGATATCAAGCCTGACGGGGTATAAAAAAAATGCAATATATGCTCCAAAAAGAGAGGGTGATATTGATCATAGCTGTCTTGACAATAGTCTGTTAAAAAGTGCTTTTTCATTTTCACCCAAATACCAGCTAAAAGAAGGGCTGCAGATAACAATAGAATATTTTAAAGACAGGTCGGTTTAA
- a CDS encoding pro-sigmaK processing inhibitor BofA family protein — MKLTVSLLVRFLFTCLFILFFNLLFDQYNLHIGFNVVNLAIGTLIGFPGFALLFVLAFLFWK, encoded by the coding sequence ATGAAATTAACAGTGAGTTTGCTTGTTAGATTTCTATTTACATGTCTTTTCATTTTGTTTTTCAATCTGCTGTTTGATCAATACAACCTTCATATAGGCTTTAACGTTGTCAATCTTGCCATTGGTACATTAATAGGATTTCCCGGTTTTGCCTTGCTTTTTGTTCTGGCTTTTCTTTTTTGGAAGTAA
- the recR gene encoding recombination mediator RecR has protein sequence MQKENAISKLIQQLEKLPGIGQKTAQRLAFYIINMKNEDVRALADAILSAKSSTKLCKICCNFTEGDICHICSDEKRDRSIICVVEEPQDVVALEKVKEYKGLYHVLHGAISPLKGKYPEQLTIDVLLKRLADTTVREVILATNPDVDGEATASYLARLIKPMGIKVTRIARGIPVGGDIEYADEVTILKAIEGRKEI, from the coding sequence ATGCAAAAAGAAAATGCTATATCAAAACTTATCCAGCAGCTTGAAAAACTACCCGGTATTGGTCAAAAAACTGCACAGAGGCTTGCCTTTTATATCATCAATATGAAAAATGAAGATGTCAGGGCACTTGCGGATGCAATCTTGAGTGCTAAAAGCAGCACAAAACTTTGCAAGATATGTTGCAACTTTACAGAAGGTGATATTTGTCATATATGCAGTGATGAGAAAAGAGACAGGAGCATAATCTGTGTTGTTGAGGAGCCGCAGGATGTTGTGGCACTTGAAAAAGTGAAGGAGTACAAAGGGCTTTACCATGTGTTGCACGGTGCAATATCGCCGCTCAAAGGTAAATATCCAGAACAGTTGACAATTGATGTACTTCTCAAAAGGCTTGCTGATACAACTGTCAGGGAAGTAATTCTGGCCACAAATCCTGACGTAGATGGTGAGGCGACAGCTTCATATCTGGCAAGACTTATAAAACCAATGGGCATAAAAGTAACAAGGATTGCCCGCGGAATTCCTGTTGGTGGTGATATTGAGTATGCAGATGAGGTAACAATTCTCAAAGCAATAGAAGGAAGAAAAGAAATATAA
- a CDS encoding YbaB/EbfC family nucleoid-associated protein — translation MAKNRFPGLGGGFNINQLQKQAKKMQEEIEKLQEEIAQRELEVTAGGGAVKVVINGKKEIKSIEISPEVVDPDDIETLQDLIVACVNEAIRKVEKMIEDEMQKVAGFGLPGLF, via the coding sequence ATGGCAAAAAACAGGTTTCCTGGACTTGGTGGAGGTTTTAATATAAATCAACTTCAAAAACAGGCAAAAAAAATGCAGGAAGAGATTGAAAAGCTCCAGGAGGAGATTGCTCAGCGAGAGCTTGAGGTTACTGCCGGTGGCGGTGCTGTAAAAGTTGTTATAAATGGTAAAAAAGAAATCAAAAGTATTGAAATTTCGCCAGAGGTTGTCGACCCTGATGATATTGAAACTCTTCAGGATTTGATTGTTGCGTGTGTGAATGAGGCGATTAGAAAAGTTGAAAAGATGATAGAAGATGAGATGCAAAAGGTAGCGGGTTTCGGACTTCCAGGTCTTTTTTAA
- a CDS encoding IS200/IS605 family accessory protein TnpB-related protein produces MVTVQAKLIFGSYEDKQKVFELMRRWSSCMRFAYKRLLEGYDRNSLKKDLQGIFDLNSRYVDDAIMKAKAVLESCKQRGEDPRKAIFGGRQLFEKLKKRHINGKPYKKLKIEWQEKRKGNLYSRGDRSKKGNLNTRIVVNKSGTFLRINVGDRKYIFARLSAGYKKGKDRGEILQEIAALGVPYSVELKLKNGNVYAYFSAEELFPATEITRENGAIGIDTNAYPNHMAWVEVDRSGQFISYGKIPMPELESGNHDKREYYRWQYAHEIVKIAREKRKAIVIERLNIKDKGTRGDFSGRKSRRIRHFFSYRSLLDKIRILAKREGIEVIEANPAYTSVIGMLKFAPQFMISKDVASAYVIARRGLGKKERIPANYMKLLNSLDVSSLEELKEYVRKEVKNANLRKRQIKEIEYVMRKIQSSGSEPGRLSAPLDGTSAISCSAGYNLWRVLRVAVVTPLSPDRVLRDMSVLKRILVSGQVGGPKIGVSSCHLKAGAIGVLKYRLLGMSTPQIRADYK; encoded by the coding sequence GTGGTAACAGTTCAGGCTAAGCTAATTTTTGGAAGTTATGAAGACAAGCAAAAGGTATTTGAGCTTATGAGAAGATGGTCTTCATGCATGAGATTTGCATACAAAAGACTTTTAGAAGGCTATGATAGAAATAGCCTTAAAAAAGATTTGCAAGGGATTTTTGATTTGAACTCAAGATATGTAGATGATGCAATAATGAAAGCAAAAGCTGTTTTAGAGTCCTGCAAGCAAAGAGGAGAAGACCCGAGGAAAGCTATCTTTGGTGGCAGGCAGCTTTTTGAAAAGCTCAAAAAACGACATATAAACGGCAAGCCTTATAAAAAACTCAAAATTGAGTGGCAGGAAAAAAGGAAAGGAAATTTATATTCAAGAGGAGACAGAAGCAAGAAAGGAAACTTGAACACGAGGATTGTGGTAAATAAAAGTGGCACATTTTTGAGGATAAATGTAGGAGATAGAAAGTATATATTTGCAAGATTATCAGCTGGTTACAAGAAAGGCAAAGACAGAGGAGAAATTTTACAGGAGATTGCTGCCCTTGGAGTGCCTTATTCGGTAGAGCTAAAACTCAAGAATGGGAATGTGTATGCTTACTTTTCAGCAGAAGAACTCTTTCCGGCGACAGAAATCACCAGAGAAAATGGTGCTATAGGTATAGATACAAATGCATATCCCAATCACATGGCATGGGTAGAGGTGGACAGGAGCGGACAGTTTATAAGCTATGGCAAGATTCCAATGCCGGAGCTTGAAAGTGGAAATCATGACAAAAGAGAGTATTACAGATGGCAGTATGCACATGAGATTGTAAAGATAGCAAGAGAGAAAAGAAAGGCTATTGTGATAGAGAGGCTGAATATAAAAGACAAAGGAACAAGAGGTGACTTTTCGGGCAGAAAATCAAGACGGATAAGACACTTTTTCAGTTACAGGTCGCTTCTTGACAAAATCAGGATTTTAGCAAAACGAGAAGGGATAGAGGTTATAGAAGCAAATCCTGCATACACATCGGTGATAGGGATGCTCAAGTTCGCACCGCAGTTTATGATAAGCAAAGATGTTGCAAGCGCATATGTGATAGCAAGAAGAGGACTTGGGAAAAAAGAGAGGATACCTGCAAACTACATGAAGCTTTTAAATAGTCTTGATGTAAGCAGTTTAGAAGAGCTGAAAGAGTATGTAAGAAAAGAAGTTAAAAATGCCAACTTGAGAAAAAGGCAAATCAAAGAGATTGAATATGTAATGCGTAAGATACAAAGCTCTGGGAGTGAGCCAGGGAGGCTATCTGCACCACTGGATGGAACAAGTGCGATTAGCTGTAGTGCAGGCTACAATCTCTGGCGAGTTCTCAGGGTAGCGGTGGTGACGCCACTCTCCCCTGACAGGGTATTGCGAGATATGTCTGTCCTGAAGCGGATATTGGTTTCAGGGCAAGTGGGGGGACCGAAAATCGGCGTGAGTTCCTGCCACTTAAAGGCAGGGGCTATAGGAGTGCTTAAATACCGCCTGCTGGGAATGAGCACTCCGCAGATCAGGGCGGACTATAAATAG